Proteins found in one Anopheles aquasalis chromosome 3, idAnoAquaMG_Q_19, whole genome shotgun sequence genomic segment:
- the LOC126576094 gene encoding signal recognition particle receptor FtsY isoform X1, with protein MFSGITGGAKSSLKNLGSKAEGLFDKKKKEAQDLANEKVQAASSLAEDQAKKTQEAFTKTKSDAEALASSTASEIDATKQQASAAAETGAQAAGTLMDHAKQAAENAIQQSAVVVEKAIEEQMKVAEEKVDEGMKHVSGEVDRKLQEANQLAEQKRGELEQKVTEVTTKAQDTAASGAAGLLGKLNLGK; from the exons ATGTTCAGCGGAATCACAG GAGGAGCTAAAT CTTCGTTGAAGAACCTTGGCAGCAAGGCGGAGGGACTGtttgacaagaagaagaaggaggccCAGGATCTGGCCAACGAGAAGGTGCAGGCCGCAAGCAGCTTGGCCGAGGATCAGGCCAAGAAGACGCAGGAAGCGTTCACCAAGACGAAGAGCGATGCCGAAGCGCTCGCTTCCTCAACGGCCAGTGAGATCGATGCCACCAAGCAGCAGGCATCCGCAGCGGCCGAAACCGGTGCCCAG GCTGCCGGTACGCTGATGGATCATGCGAAACAGGCGGCCGAAAATGCGATCCAGCAGAGTGCCGTCGTGGTGGAGAAGGCGATCGAGGAGCAGATGAAGGTGGCCGAAGAGAAGGTGGACGAGGGGATGAAGCACGTCAGCGGTGAGGTGGACCGGAAGCTGCAGGAAGCGAACCAGCTAGCCGAACAGAAGCGTGGCGAATTGGAACAG AAAGTAACCGAAGTGACAACGAAGGCACAGGATACGGCCGCTTCCGGTGCCGCCGGACTGTTGGGTAAGCTGAACCTCGGCAAGTAA
- the LOC126576094 gene encoding signal recognition particle receptor FtsY isoform X2 has translation MFSGITASLKNLGSKAEGLFDKKKKEAQDLANEKVQAASSLAEDQAKKTQEAFTKTKSDAEALASSTASEIDATKQQASAAAETGAQAAGTLMDHAKQAAENAIQQSAVVVEKAIEEQMKVAEEKVDEGMKHVSGEVDRKLQEANQLAEQKRGELEQKVTEVTTKAQDTAASGAAGLLGKLNLGK, from the exons ATGTTCAGCGGAATCACAG CTTCGTTGAAGAACCTTGGCAGCAAGGCGGAGGGACTGtttgacaagaagaagaaggaggccCAGGATCTGGCCAACGAGAAGGTGCAGGCCGCAAGCAGCTTGGCCGAGGATCAGGCCAAGAAGACGCAGGAAGCGTTCACCAAGACGAAGAGCGATGCCGAAGCGCTCGCTTCCTCAACGGCCAGTGAGATCGATGCCACCAAGCAGCAGGCATCCGCAGCGGCCGAAACCGGTGCCCAG GCTGCCGGTACGCTGATGGATCATGCGAAACAGGCGGCCGAAAATGCGATCCAGCAGAGTGCCGTCGTGGTGGAGAAGGCGATCGAGGAGCAGATGAAGGTGGCCGAAGAGAAGGTGGACGAGGGGATGAAGCACGTCAGCGGTGAGGTGGACCGGAAGCTGCAGGAAGCGAACCAGCTAGCCGAACAGAAGCGTGGCGAATTGGAACAG AAAGTAACCGAAGTGACAACGAAGGCACAGGATACGGCCGCTTCCGGTGCCGCCGGACTGTTGGGTAAGCTGAACCTCGGCAAGTAA